The genomic DNA GAGCGGCAGTATCGGAATAACAGATAGCATCTCTAAAGCATTCGGAATGCAGAGGTAAGAATATGTTCGATGAACTAAAAGACACATTTCTTGAAACTATAACCAACCCCTTAGCGTTGGCGATGATTGCAATGGTGGCAGGCTTCATTACAGCATTGCCTGCTCTATCTACATATATCGGAATATATCTTTTCCATGGGCTAACACTCGTATGCCCTACACATTCATCCTTTATACCTATTAGCTTATTCTATTTAGTTTCATTTAATTTGACTGGAAATCTAATAAGCCTAGCATGTGGAGGAACAATATTTGATCTAACGGTATTTGTCATCAATTTTGCGATAATATTTGTGATGGCGCTTCTAGCAGGTGCATATTTCCCATACGAACTAGAATCATTCAGTAGCAGGATAGGTATATAAGTATATAATAGAGGTAAATATTATGGCAGAAAAAACCAATAGAATAAAAGTCAATCTTCTACGAGGCAATGAAATGCTTACTGGGCAAGTAATGGGGAAAAGAGTAGGTAGTATATTAATTTTCAAGGGTGCAGATCCATCAAAACCAGTCCTTTGGTTTGGCGAACCCGGATATTCGATATATGACACAAAACGAAAAACGAATGTCTTTTTCTACGATGTCCAAAGGAACAGATTATTGAATTTCAAAGAACTAGGCAATAGCGGTCTGACCGAAGTGAATCTCAGGGCTATACTGAGCGGCGCTGCAATAACCGGAGCAGAGAACGCCAAGAAAAGTCTAGGTTTGGGCGATGCTATGAATAATATGTACAAACTTGCAGCCATAGGTATTATAGGAGAACTCATAGTAATACTGATATTTCTGATGTTAACAGGAAAATTGATGATATAATGGCAGACGAAACCGAAATGATAAATAATACGCAAGGATATATAGTCGAATCTGAGCAACCAGGTTACCACGAAACAAAAATCTACAACAACACCCGGGATAATATTTGGGATACTCTTGCCATTCTGTTAGCAACAGAGGACTTTTCGGACATTAAAAAGCTATATTCACGCTTAATAGTATTGGTTGAACGATCAGCGTCAATATGGCACGAGATTGAGAAGACCTACGAATATAAAAGAAGCCAGTTGAAAGTTGAATTCGGCGATTCAAATAAAAACTTCATGAAACAATTTAAGGAATTTTCAAATAAACTGAAGAAGTGCCTTAACTTTGTCGAAGGAGATTTTGACAAAAGCGAATATACTGATTACGAAGGCAATATTACGGATAAAGATTACCGAGAATATACCGAGGCTAAGAATAAAAGTGCATACATCAAGAACGTCGCAAACAAAACAATAACAGAATTTGACAAGCTTTGGGGAGAAAGCGCTGCATCTCTCGGTATGGGGCCCGCCCTAAGAACACGCGAGGAGGGAGAAATCTTTTTTCGTGATCGCAAAAAGGCTCCAAATTCCGTATACAGACGAAGATTTTAGATTATATAAGAAGCTGACTGGAGAAGTTAGAATTAGACAGTTGGCGTTTATGTTGGCATTATTCAAAGTGAAGAGAAAAGCACATATACAGGTTGGGATAAGCGGCGCTCTTGGCAACGGCAAGAGCACAACAGGGATGGTAATGGCAAAATATGATTCCAAATATACACGCATCCTGCTGAAAGTATACCAAATGAAAGAGGAAGCCGCAAAGGTCAAGTTCGGGCTTAGTCATGTCATAATTAGTCCGAAGGACCCAGACAGTAAATTTATCCGCAAACCAGATCCATGGAATGCCTATGTGGTCGATGAAGGAGAAAGTTTCTTTTCAACTGGCGAAGCAACTACTGCAAGTTTCAAAAGTACTAGAAGAGCAATTATACATAACAGAAAAATGCACCCAAGCATGTATTGGATATTCCCAAATATCTTCAAGATGCCCAACGCCGCATTAGAACTACTAGAAATGTTTACTATGAAGTTAGATGTTGATAAAGCTCTCAATCTCATGCCGAGCAGAGTTATACAGCTACCAGATAAGTTTGATAGGAAGTATATAGAAAAGATGTCAAAATGGACTTCAATATTTCATCTTACTATGCGTCATCATTCAGCATACTTAAATAATATGCATACACCAAAAGTAAAAGAAGATAGTAAATTCTGGAAAGGCTATCTAGCCAAATACGAGAAATACGCGACTACTGATGCTGAAAAACAGAAGAAAAACGAATCCGCAAAACTTACCCTTTTCAAAGAAGTGGCAACAATGCTTGATAAGAAGGTTTATAACTTTGAGAGCAAGAAAGACTTATATATGCTGTTCGAGAATATGCTCAAAAACGAGCACGCAAAAGGCAACATACAAAAGATAGCAGAGAACTTGAGCGGCGAGTTTTACGAGTATTATGAGAACAAAATAAGCGAAAAGCTTGTAGTGAGCCTGTACAGAATTAAAGATGCAAAATCTCTGACGGCCGCTGCGGAGGACACTGGTGAAACATATGAGAATTAATGACAGGAAAATTCAACAAGACTACACATCTTTTGCGAAAGCACTGAAACACGACAAGCGTGCCATACTGGCAGGGAAACCCATCTCCAGCTTCCAGTATAAGCCCTGGCAGAAGATATACCTGGAAGGCGGTTGCTATATGGAGATATTCATGAATGCACGCAAGAACTGGGTAGCAATCCAATCAAACCTAACCGACCAGTTTTTCGATGAAATGGAAAGTACAAAAGAATTCGAATTCAACGATGCGAATGTAAGTCAACTGAAACTCTTGATAAGAGTGAAGAACCTGATTGATGCAGTACAGATGCTCTATCCGAAGTTCGACAATATACTTTCCAGATTCAAAGACATGGCAGACCCCGCCCTTGAGGATTGGGAAAAAGAGGCAATAATAACCATTTCAGGAGACATAAATGCCTTCAAAAGTCAGATAATGCAGGTAAGGGAAAGGGCCGCAAACATAGATGCGGAGCTGAGGAAGAAATTCTCTTCAAAAGAAGCCAAGACTGCACTCATGGAAGTACAGAAGGAAGTGCTCGTCCAAGTGAATGCCAAAGCCAACGTGCAGGGACTGCTTGACAAGGTAAGCAAACTGGAACAAACTGAGGTAAGTAAATGACGAAAAAAAACATAGGAATCAAAGCACTGGAAAAGACCGGATACCTAGCTGAATACAGGAAAGCAGTCCGCCTTGAAGGTGTGTACCGAAAGCTCATGGCTAAGGGGGAGAAGGACAAGGCGGAGAAGCTAAAGGCCGAAATCCTTCAGTTGCTAGATACTGCAATCAGAAAATTGACCCTCCTAGTCGCGGACATGAAACAGGCCAGGGACATGATGATATCCATAGCGAAGGATATGGACAAGATAGACATGGAGGTCAAATTGGAGGGAGAGACCCTCTTGACTGATATCGAGACCCTGCTCGCGAACGCTAAGACGATGCACGAAACGATGACTACGAATGGAGAATAAAACCACTATAGGAGATATCGCGGTAATCAAGACCGCTAACCACGGGGAAGGCGTACCATCCGGGATAAAAGTCTATAAATGCCCATACATCGGCTGCGATAAATATTTCACGAATAGTGCAGGCATCTATCTCCACCGTAAGCTAGACCATGGAGAGATAGCGGATGATATTTCGTCCAAGGGAAGGAAGATGAACCTAAAGCGTGAATTCCAGAAAGACAAGTACATATCGCTGAAGGACAGCCTCAAACTGTTTGCTCATGGATATGCGCTTATGTTGAAAGAAAAAAAGTATTTTGCTGAACTCGAGAAAAAGAGAAAGAAGGGATTACATGCCTAACGAAGAAGATGATGAAATAATAGAGGATGAAGATACTGAAGATATCGCCGAACCTGAGCAGGAAGCGACGACAGAAGCAGAAGAGGAGAAAGCCCCCCCTATGCCGTCAGCAAAGCCGCCGCCTATCAGGATTCCCGGACGCAAATATGTGCAGATACAGTTTCGCATAGATGCGGATACCGCAGCAAGACTCGGCTCGAGAGCAGCAGCGGACGGCCGCACAAGAAGCAACTTCATCCGATGGATAATAGAATCATTCATTCGCGATAACAAATAGGTGTAAATATGGAAGAAAAAAAGAAAATCGAGATAAAGGACATAGACGAAGAAGGTGAGCAGAAAGAAGCACAGGCGAAGCCCCCCACAAAGGATGAAAGCATAAAAGATCAAGCAATAACAAACTTCTTGCAGAATACTGTGAATATAATGGTGCCTGACTTCCGCGTATACCCTGCAATATCTGGAAATGGGAAAGTTGCAGTGCTGTTAGACTCTTTAGGTAGGCCTCTTCTAAATGTCAGTCTAAGCTTCGATACAGATACTGCGAAGGCTTTCGCCCACGAGCTTATATAGCGGCTTTAGTATGCTGAGTGCAAATGAGACGGACATCGAAGCGTTTAATATGATAGTTGAGCGCTTCCAGCGCAATGATACTTCTAGCTTCGATGCAGACCTAAAAAAGCTCATTGACCTCTATCGCAGAGGCATGGAAACCACTATCCCAATTCTACCCTATACCATCGGCAGGTTTTATGATAGCATAGACAGTCCGAAGGCAAAATTCTTTTTCATGCAAGCCTTGGATATTCCAGAAACTTCAGAACGCGCAGCCTCAGCCCTAAGCAAATACCCTCATGAAATCGATGCCGAAACCGAAAAGATACTTCGCTTAAAGCCAATGATAAGCCATACAACCTTCAATGATGTGGTAGGCTTGGAGCATATCAAATCATACGTACAGAAGAATATCATATACCCTTTGGCGAATACAGATTCGTTCAGCAAATATCATCAAAAAATAGGCGCCAGCTTCATATTGTACGGCCCCCCTGGCAACGGCAAGACCCTCCTGGCTAAAGCTATAGCTGGCAGTGTTGGTGTGCCTTTCATCAATATAGAGAGTGCAACATTGAAAGGACAATATCAAGGTGTCACGGCAAAGAACGTCAAGGCAGTATTCGAGCAGGCAAGAGCCATAAGCCCCTGCATCCTTTTCTTCGACGAGTTTGAGCACTTGGCACAAAAGAGGGAGAACCTGAGTGGCGATAGCCGCCATGGGGGGACAAGCGACCTGCTAAGTGCTATCAACACAATGCTGACAGAGCTGGACGGCGCTGCAAGCAATGAGACCATATTCATAGTAGGTTCGACAAACAGGCCATGGATGCTCGATTCTGCCAT from Candidatus Micrarchaeum acidiphilum ARMAN-2 includes the following:
- a CDS encoding zinc finger C2H2-type domain protein; this encodes MENKTTIGDIAVIKTANHGEGVPSGIKVYKCPYIGCDKYFTNSAGIYLHRKLDHGEIADDISSKGRKMNLKREFQKDKYISLKDSLKLFAHGYALMLKEKKYFAELEKKRKKGLHA
- a CDS encoding AAA ATPase central domain protein produces the protein MLSANETDIEAFNMIVERFQRNDTSSFDADLKKLIDLYRRGMETTIPILPYTIGRFYDSIDSPKAKFFFMQALDIPETSERAASALSKYPHEIDAETEKILRLKPMISHTTFNDVVGLEHIKSYVQKNIIYPLANTDSFSKYHQKIGASFILYGPPGNGKTLLAKAIAGSVGVPFINIESATLKGQYQGVTAKNVKAVFEQARAISPCILFFDEFEHLAQKRENLSGDSRHGGTSDLLSAINTMLTELDGAASNETIFIVGSTNRPWMLDSAITRSGRFEDLLYVPPPDRKQRELGFRYYFKDKNTTKLHYRLLSTLSEGYSQADIAKIANKTTIEHIFKRKDKRISNTEILRSIADEKGSLLNWFNDARKELVGERQLQIVNGKKIEKWDKGKIEENDRQRFKPLLKDLLRFASADYAHTIAMRRNIAKVLSYF